A stretch of the Lolium perenne isolate Kyuss_39 chromosome 3, Kyuss_2.0, whole genome shotgun sequence genome encodes the following:
- the LOC127344209 gene encoding 3-phosphoinositide-dependent protein kinase 2 isoform X1, with the protein MAVGGDSDSDDDMERDFAARLRLAPSPSSASASPTAAAAAAGGGGIAFRAPQEQFTVDDFDIGKIYGVGSYSKVVRAKKKDTGNVYALKIMDKKFITKENKISYVKMERIVLDQLDHPGVIKLFFTFQDTYSLYMALESCEGGELFDQIVRKGRLPEDDARFYAAEIVDILEYLHSLGLIHRDVKPENLLLTSDGHIKIADFGSVKPTMDTPIKVLPNSTNERACTFVGTAAYVPPEVLNSAPATFGNDLWALGCTLFQMLSGSSPFKDASEWLIFQRIIARDLRIPEYFSDEARDLIDKLLDVDPTKRPGAGPDGYASLKKHPFFRGIDWKNIRKTRAPNLAAEANANEDEDTQDSDWLSHMGSAPGNQPVPVGNNGAASSSEVRSHVSKLASIDSFDSRWQDFLEPGESVVLISKLKKINKLSNKKVQLILTNKPQLILIDPAKMVTKGNISWSDDPSELNVQVANSSHFRICTPKKVFVFEDAKQRAWQWKNAIEDLQHCQKN; encoded by the exons ATGGCGGTCGGCGGCGAcagcgacagcgacgacgacatggAGAGGGACTTCGCCGCCAGGCTCCGTCTCGCGCCTTCCccctcctccgcctccgcctcaccCACCGCCGCCGCGGCGGCTGCCGGCGGCGGAGGGATCGCATTCCGCGCGCCGCAGGAGCAGTTCACCGTCGACGACTTCGACATCGGCAAGATCTACGGCGTCGGCTCCTACTCCAAG GTGGTGAGGGCCAAGAAGAAGGACACGGGCAACGTCTACGCGCTCAAGATCATGGACAAGAAGTTCATCACCAAGGAGAACAAGATCTCCTACGTCAAGATGGAGCGCATCGTGCTCGACCAGCTCGACCACCCGGGCGTCATCAAACTCTTCTTCACATTCCAGGACACATACTCCCTCT ACATGGCACTGGAGTCGTGCGAAGGCGGGGAGTTGTTCGACCAGATCGTCAGG AAAGGCCGCCTGCCTGAGGACGACGCACGGTTCTACGCCGCTGAAATTGTTGATATTCTCGAGTATTTGCATAGCCTGGGCCTAATACATCGGGATGTCAAG CCTGAAAATTTACTGCTTACTTCCGATGGGCACATCAAGATTGCTGATTTTGGTAGTGTGAAGCCTACTATGGATACTCCAATCAAAGTCCTCCCAAATTCAACTA ATGAGAGGGCCTGCACATTTGTTGGAACTGCTGCATACGTACCACCAGAGGTCCTCAACTCTGCCCCAGCAACTTTTGG AAATGACTTGTGGGCATTAGGGTGCACGTTGTTTCAAATGCTCTCTGGCTCTTCACCATTTAAGGATGCCAGTGAGTGGTTGATTTTCCAGAGAATTATAGCAAGGGATCTCAGAATTCCTGAGTACTTCTCGGATGAAGCAAGAGATCTAATTGACAAGTTGCTG GATGTTGATCCAACCAAACGGCCAGGTGCAGGACCTGATGGTTATGCTTCTTTAAAGAAGCATCCCTTCTTCAGAGGCATTGACTGGAAAAATATAAGGAAGACACGTGCACCAAACCTTGCCGCAGAAGCAAAT GCAAATGAGGATGAGGATACCCAGGATTCAGATTGGTTGTCGCACATGGGAAGTGCACCAGGCAACCAACCTGTCCCTGTTGGAAATAATGGTGCTGCGTCATCTTCTGAAGTACGGTCCCATGTATCTAAATTAGCTTCTATCGACTCCTTCGACTCTAGATG GCAGGATTTCCTGGAGCCTGGTGAGTCTGTAGTCTTGatatcgaagctgaagaagattAATAAGCTATCAAATAAGAAGGTCCAGCTGATCCTTACCAACAAGCCTCAGTTGATTTTGATTGACCCTGCAAAAATGGTGACCAAGGGAAATATTAGTTGGTCTGATGATCCAAGTGAACTCAATGTGCAAGTAGCAAACTCTTCACATTTTAGGATATGCACG ccaaaGAAGGTGTTCGTATTTGAGGATGCAAAACAGCGAGCCTGGCAATGGAAGAATGCAATTGAAGACCTCCAACACTGCCAAAAGAACTGA
- the LOC127344209 gene encoding 3-phosphoinositide-dependent protein kinase 1 isoform X2 has protein sequence MAVGGDSDSDDDMERDFAARLRLAPSPSSASASPTAAAAAAGGGGIAFRAPQEQFTVDDFDIGKIYGVGSYSKVVRAKKKDTGNVYALKIMDKKFITKENKISYVKMERIVLDQLDHPGVIKLFFTFQDTYSLYMALESCEGGELFDQIVRKGRLPEDDARFYAAEIVDILEYLHSLGLIHRDVKPENLLLTSDGHIKIADFGSVKPTMDTPIKVLPNSTNERACTFVGTAAYVPPEVLNSAPATFGNDLWALGCTLFQMLSGSSPFKDASEWLIFQRIIARDLRIPEYFSDEARDLIDKLLDVDPTKRPGAGPDGYASLKKHPFFRGIDWKNIRKTRAPNLAAEANANEDEDTQDSDWLSHMGSAPGNQPVPVGNNGAASSSEERKEK, from the exons ATGGCGGTCGGCGGCGAcagcgacagcgacgacgacatggAGAGGGACTTCGCCGCCAGGCTCCGTCTCGCGCCTTCCccctcctccgcctccgcctcaccCACCGCCGCCGCGGCGGCTGCCGGCGGCGGAGGGATCGCATTCCGCGCGCCGCAGGAGCAGTTCACCGTCGACGACTTCGACATCGGCAAGATCTACGGCGTCGGCTCCTACTCCAAG GTGGTGAGGGCCAAGAAGAAGGACACGGGCAACGTCTACGCGCTCAAGATCATGGACAAGAAGTTCATCACCAAGGAGAACAAGATCTCCTACGTCAAGATGGAGCGCATCGTGCTCGACCAGCTCGACCACCCGGGCGTCATCAAACTCTTCTTCACATTCCAGGACACATACTCCCTCT ACATGGCACTGGAGTCGTGCGAAGGCGGGGAGTTGTTCGACCAGATCGTCAGG AAAGGCCGCCTGCCTGAGGACGACGCACGGTTCTACGCCGCTGAAATTGTTGATATTCTCGAGTATTTGCATAGCCTGGGCCTAATACATCGGGATGTCAAG CCTGAAAATTTACTGCTTACTTCCGATGGGCACATCAAGATTGCTGATTTTGGTAGTGTGAAGCCTACTATGGATACTCCAATCAAAGTCCTCCCAAATTCAACTA ATGAGAGGGCCTGCACATTTGTTGGAACTGCTGCATACGTACCACCAGAGGTCCTCAACTCTGCCCCAGCAACTTTTGG AAATGACTTGTGGGCATTAGGGTGCACGTTGTTTCAAATGCTCTCTGGCTCTTCACCATTTAAGGATGCCAGTGAGTGGTTGATTTTCCAGAGAATTATAGCAAGGGATCTCAGAATTCCTGAGTACTTCTCGGATGAAGCAAGAGATCTAATTGACAAGTTGCTG GATGTTGATCCAACCAAACGGCCAGGTGCAGGACCTGATGGTTATGCTTCTTTAAAGAAGCATCCCTTCTTCAGAGGCATTGACTGGAAAAATATAAGGAAGACACGTGCACCAAACCTTGCCGCAGAAGCAAAT GCAAATGAGGATGAGGATACCCAGGATTCAGATTGGTTGTCGCACATGGGAAGTGCACCAGGCAACCAACCTGTCCCTGTTGGAAATAATGGTGCTGCGTCATCTTCTGAA Gagagaaaagaaaaatga